The Deltaproteobacteria bacterium genome includes the window TTTGCCGATTAATTGCCGATTTGGAGTTTTTTGAGAGCGAAGTACTGGAGGCGGGATCTCAGCGTTTTGACTTCCCGGTATTTGGCGATGGCTTCAAAGTCGATGGAGATCACCTTGGACAGTTCGGCCATGAAGACCTCCATGAGCTGGGCATGGGGCATGACGATAGCTTCGATGCCGAAGAGGATATTTTTCTTGCCGTTGACGCCGCCGGTCCGGGCGGCCCACCTGGCCGCGAGACCGGACTTGCGGACTTTCAGGGGGAGCCGGTAGACCTTCTTCCGCTGGTCCGGGTTCATGTTCTCGGGGATAACGATATCCTTGCGTTTGAAGTCTTTACAGAACTTGCCTTCGAACGTTCTGACATTCTTGATGCCGTTGTCCATGAGGTTTTCAACGAATTTGGTCGCGATGATGTCGCCGGCCGGGTCGAAATCAACGATCGAGAACACGATGAATTCGCGGGACAGATCGACCTGGCGGGTGCGGAGTTCATCGACGAAATACTCGATGCTCAAATACGAGGTCTGGCCACCTGTGGCCAGGGTGGTGATGTCGAAATCCCTGGTCACTTCTTGCAAAAGGCCTGTATATGATGTTTTCTCGGCTATCAGGATGATATGCGGGTGTTGCCTGGCGTGCCAGCGGTTGCCCTGGTCGTCGTCATCGAAACCGAAGTCTTTGTATTTGAAAAGGCCGGCTTTGACCATCACCATGAACATATCCGAGATGATGAGGTAGGCGTTGCCCTTTTTGTTGGCGCCGACGCGGTCCATGGTGTCTTTGATGTAATACCAGAAGGACCGGAGATTGCCGATATCGAAGGGTTTTTGGCCGAGCATCAGCTTGCCATACGTCTCCCAGATCACGTTTTTGATGAACAAGGACTTGTTCAGGCTTTTAGGTCCCTTGCCGAACTTTTCGAGCAGTTCGGCGTTCGACATGCTCAGGATGTTCTTGTCATACTGCTTGATGCCCAGCTTCTTCAGGATCTGACTCTTCTCGAGGCGCGAGAGATTGAGCGCGTAGGTGCGCAAGAACTGGGACGTTTTTCGGGTGGTCATGCCGGGGTGGAGAGGTCGGCGATTGCTTTCTTGACCTGTTCGAGAAGCTGTTTATCGGTCATTGCGTTGGGATCGGTGCCCTTTGACTCGAGCCATTTCTTGAAGTGATATCGAGACTGAAGCTTGGCGAATTCGTCAAACAGGGCATCCGGCGGCTTGGTGGTGTTCTCGCTGATCCATTGATCGATGGCCCATTTCGGGAACCGCAGGAGGTTTCCGAGTTTGGCGTATGGAATCTCGTTGTTGGAAACCTTTTTGTACAGAGTGCCTTCGGTGAGATCCAGATATTTGGCCAATTCCTTGATGGTCATGACTTCAGCGGACATGGCGGAAAGCTCCTCTCAAACAGGGTGTAACCAGCAGGGATACCGAGAGCGCGGACCAGGCTCTTGCTGATGGAGCCGGCCCCGACGTTCTAGCGGGCCTTCTTGGCATTGGCATGTTTTCGATTCTATCATGAAGGGGAGCCCAATTCTGGCGGTGGCCATTTTGCGCGGACTCGGTCTGCCTGTGAGCGCCCATTGCAAAGGAGGTTTGGGAATGGGTCAGAAAAAACGTGTGCCGGGGACGGTCGATCGGGTAGAGGGGGATGTGGCGGTCGTGGTTATCCGGGATCCGGATGACCCGGACAGCAACCGGGAAGTCTACGTCAGCAAGAAGAAGTTGAAGAAGGTCAATTTGAAAGAGGGTGACAAGGTAACGGTTACCATCGACAAAAAAGAATGACCTGGCTGCGTGCCAGGCCGGCGCCAAGCAGCGGCAAACGACCTGGGGATGGTTGACCGGCGGTGCCAGGTGCAGAATGGATCTTGAGCAACGTGGATCGGGGAATGGTCATCGTGACATGATGACCGATTTTCTTGTCCGGTCTTTTCGTGAGCGAACCGCCCAACATTGCCCGGGCCGGCTTGCCGAAGGCGATCCGGCCCGACCAGGGACTCGGCAAACCTCGGTTTCTTTCTTGGTCTTGGCTCCCGGGTCGCCGGCCGTTTTTAGGCCGGCGACCACGGACCAGGTGGTTCCCCCTTCCCCGGTGGAGCCACCCATCGGTAACCCCCTTCAGCCGTCCGGCGCGGAGACCGGCAAGGCGGGGACCCAAAAAAGG containing:
- a CDS encoding DNA-binding protein, encoding MSAEVMTIKELAKYLDLTEGTLYKKVSNNEIPYAKLGNLLRFPKWAIDQWISENTTKPPDALFDEFAKLQSRYHFKKWLESKGTDPNAMTDKQLLEQVKKAIADLSTPA